AGCAGAAAAATCATTGACTAAGCCATGAATCATGCCTGCTAAAAGCGAGTCACCCGCACCAACGGTACTTTTAACGATTACTTTAGGAGCTTTGGCATGAAGTGGATGAGTGTCGTGTAGCCAGTTTACACCGTCTTCACCCATCGAAATAACGACATGTTCAATTTTAACTAAGTTTTCAAAAAGCCTTTTTTGTTCTGCATAAGTCGCGGCAGGAAGTTGATAACTTTCTACTAACTCATCTGTATTTGGCTTAATCATCCAAGGCTGGCACTCAATTGCAGCAACCAATGCCTTACCACTTGTATCAAGTGCAACTTTTTTCCCTTGCTGTTGAATGAGCTTAATAAGTTGCTGTAATTCATCAACACTAAAACCTTGTGGAAGGCTCCCAGCAATGGCAACTACATCTACCTGTGGCAAAATCATTTCGATTTTTTGAAAGAGGTTCTTTTTATCTAGTTCAGAAACTAAGAAACCTTTTCCATTTAAATCGGTCATACGCCCAGAATGTTCAGCAATTTTTATATTTTGACGAGTCTCGCCTTTAATATAAATAAACTCAGGTTGGAATTGAGCTTCTTTAAAATGGTCATCAAAAATTTGTTTGTTCGTCGTTCCTAGAAAGCCAGAAACAATAACTTCATGCCCCAAATCTTTTAAAACTTGTGCAATATTTAACCCTTTGCCTGCTGCATGTATTTCTACGGATTCTTGGCGATTTACCTCGCCAACCTGTAACTCATTGAGTTGTATCGTTACATCAATTGCAGGATTTAAAGTAATTGTTAAAACTTTAGCCATTAGTGTTCCTAATCTTTAGATTTCTTGTTCGGATAACTGACGTACAGCAGTGGCGCTTTCACATTCTAGTGCGCGTTTTGCAAGCGCTTGAGCTTGGCTGTAGTTAAGTGTACGAATTTGGGCTTTTACTAAAGGAATACTATTTGGAGACATGCTGAGCTCATCTACGCCTAATCCCATAAGAATTGGTACAGCCTTTGGATCAGCTGCGAGTTCTCCGCATATACCCACCCATTTGCCATGTTTGTGCGCAGCTTTTACAGTGTGATCAATCAATTGCAAAATGCTTGGGTGGAGGCCATCTGCTTCAGCCGAGAGGATAGGGTGACCACGGTCAATAGCTAAAGTATATTGAGTTAAGTCATTTGTTCCTATACTGAAAAAGTCCACCTCTTGAGCAAGAATAGGCGCGAGTAAAGCAGCAGAAGGAACTTCTATCATAATACCAACTTGTAAGTTGGCGCATGGATGTACAGCTTTAACTTCATCAAGAATAGCTTTAGCAGTACGCCATTCTTCCACACGACCAATCATTGGAAACATGATTCGTAAAGGGCGATCATCGGCAGCTTTAAGCAAAGCGGTAAGTTGTTGACGTAACAGCTCTGGCTGTCTTAGTGTCAACCGAATACCTCTTAGACCTAAAAATGGATTTTCTTCTTCAGCAATTGGAAGGTAAGGAAGTGGTTTGTCACCGCCTA
This region of Acinetobacter sp. XS-4 genomic DNA includes:
- the pfkB gene encoding 1-phosphofructokinase; amino-acid sequence: MAKVLTITLNPAIDVTIQLNELQVGEVNRQESVEIHAAGKGLNIAQVLKDLGHEVIVSGFLGTTNKQIFDDHFKEAQFQPEFIYIKGETRQNIKIAEHSGRMTDLNGKGFLVSELDKKNLFQKIEMILPQVDVVAIAGSLPQGFSVDELQQLIKLIQQQGKKVALDTSGKALVAAIECQPWMIKPNTDELVESYQLPAATYAEQKRLFENLVKIEHVVISMGEDGVNWLHDTHPLHAKAPKVIVKSTVGAGDSLLAGMIHGLVNDFSAEETLKTATAIASHAVTQIGFRIPNTETLNQLKAQTTINSLSESDANC